AATAAATTCTCGCCTATTTGCGCACCGGTGTTGTCAACCTGTATAAAGGCAAGGTTTACTACCACATCCTGGGTTGGATCTATTATAGCCTCACCAAGATAAAAATGATCTCCATCAAAGTTTGAATCTCCCGGAGCAAGTGTCAGTCCCGTCACAGGGTTGTTTGGTACGGTGCCACCAGAGGTAAAATGGGTATAGCAAGTCCCGCCAAAACAAAACTGTGTACTCTCGGAATTACCAGTGGTGTTTTCCATTGACACAACCTTTAACTTCAGGTTAATCGTCGCATCAGATATATTGGTTACATGCAAGGGCATTTCAGTATAGTTTTGTGGTACAATTGTATGTGTTACATATATATATCCTTCATTTACAGTCTGCTCATTCCTTTCTGTTACCTCTATTATTTGTGCCTGTGCAATCCCGCATAATAATAGCCCGGCCATTAAAATAATTTTCTTCATGATCTTGTTTAATTTAAAATAGTTGCAATTGTTTTTTAAGTAAAAAGCTATCGGGCCTAATTTCTTATTCCCGATAGCATAATAAATATTTCAGTAGTACAGAATTACTCTATAACGATCTTTTCGATCTTTTCAGATGTAAGCCCTTTTATTTTGGCGATATACATGCCGCTCTGTAGCGATCCAAGGTTTACAGAACCACCATTCTCTATGCCTTTAGCAGTGTATACTACTTTGCCTGTAAGGTCAAGAACCGTTACGTCTACAGTTTCCTGTGTTGTAAAGTTAAGGATACCTGTTGTAGGGTTAGGGTACATAGCGAAAGTCTCATTAGTAATGGTTTCAGTGCCAAGGGTTCCCATAGCCCTGAAAGCTTTTGGAGTTGAAAGTGTCGATCCGAAATTACCTATGTTAAGGTTTTGGTAGGCTGCTACTCCGTTAGAATAGATCTCAATACCACCGTCTCCGGCAGACCATCCGTCACCCGCAGCGTCTTTTACTACAAGTGTAAAGCACTCAGGGCTGGTGCCTGGCAACGTTACATTGTGTATTTTTACAGTGTTTGCATCAGCACCTCCTGCGCCATATTCTCCCGGGCCTTCAAGGTAAGGTCCTCCTGAAGCAACAAGAGTACCTGCACTGTTTTTAATCTGCCATGTTATTTCATGAGGGTAGTTGTCTGTATGTACCCTTACTTCGATATTATTATTTGGTGCTACGCCTGCTACTGAGAACGCTACAGGTGCAGTGGCTGCCTCAGGGTGGGCTGGCGTGCTGCCGTTTATCGAAGTGATCTCCATAGTATAGGTAGATTCCGGGTTCAACACAACATTGTTGAAGTTGATAGATGCCGCATTGTTAAACTGAGGGAAGTTACCATTGTATGTTTGTGTTGCTACAACAGCGCCTGTATTGTCTTTTAATACAACTGTTGCTGTAGTAATATTGTTCTCGCCAAAGTTTTTAAGCTTGCCCTGAACCTGCACCGCATCGCCAACAGTACAAAGCCTTACAGCAGCAGCAGATTGCTCGATATGGCCAAAGTTTTGTGTTCCTACAAGTGTCTGGCAGCCGCTATTAATAACTTCTTTAAGCTGTGCAGCATTCAGGTGGTCTGCATACGTGGTAGTTTTTGTTTCTTTACATATAACATACACTGTCGGAAAAAAATCAATGTCATAGTGGTTCGCAGCGCCCAAATTCATGACAACGTTATCCTCAATAATAGGGTATGGAGTTCCAAGAGTCCAGTTGCCCTGGCTTGGAGAGATTGGCCCCTGTACCCCATAAAGGTTGGCGGTGTTAGTATTGGCAATATCACCTTCTATAAAAAATACCATTGCCTCATTTGAACCGTTAGGGCCGTAAGCCTCATAGAAATCGGCAAGTGCATGGGTCTTGTGGTAATTCCAGCATGGTGCACACCAGGTAGCTGAGAAATCGATAACAACGCTTTTGCCTGCATTAAGATATTGGGAATACAGTGAGTATTGTACACCGTTGATATCGGTAGCAGTAAAGTCAGGTGCGATAGAACCGTCGGCAAGTGGATTTCCGTCCCCCGAAATCTGTGCCGACGCTGTTAGCCCTGCGGCTAAAAGTAATCCTAAGAGTAAATTTTTTTTCATATGTTCAAGTTTAATAGTTATAGTTATTCGCTTGGAATTGAGGCGAAAATTATGTAAAAAAATTGTTACACAGAAAAAAATGCGGTAAAATGTTTAAAAAAACATTAAATCTTAATAATGCGATGCGAAAAATGTTATAAAAAGCATGTTTTCACCCCTATCTTTGTGATTTTTATATTTCTACCATCCCTATAGGGTTATAATTTTAGCAAAAAACGGCCTTTCGCAGATAAAATTTTTTTAATATTGCCACGCAACTATTTATGTCTATTTTAACTAAACAACAATGAAAAAATTACTGGTACTGTTTTTCTTCCTTACGGCTTCTGTTTATGCACAGAAAGAAATGCCGAATGTGAGCCTTAAATCAGAAAACAACAAAAGCTATAATGTAAAAAACGACTTTGCCGAAAAAGACAAGATCTATGTATTTACTTTTTGGGCAACATGGTGCGTTCCGTGCATCAACGAGCTTGATGCGATCAATCAGCATTATGCCGAATGGTCTAAGGAGCTGAACATGGAGGTTATTGCTGTATCTATAGATGATACCCGTACGCAAAAACGCGTAAAGCCACTCCTTAACGGCAAGAAATGGCCTTATACGGTACTTCTCGATACCAATCAGGACCTTAAGAGGGCACTAGCTATTGCCAATGTGCCTTACACCGTTGTAGTTAAGAATAAAAAAGTGGTTTATGTGCACAACGGCTATAGCCAGGGCGCTGAGAAGGAGCTATATGCTAAACTGAAGACACTATAGATTGATGAGGAAATTACTTTTACTATTGCTGCCGCTATCGGTAGGGAACCTTTGGGCACAGGAAAACGATTCCATACAAAAAAAGGACTACGGAAAAGTGTTCGGCGGATTCGAGTCGAATTCCCAGTGGTACCTCAACGATAAAGAAAGGAACCTTTCGCACCCCAAAGACCCTGTACGGTCCAATAACTACCTTTTGGTTAATTACCAGATAGGCAATTTTAGCGCAGGGATACAGGCAGAGGCCTATGAGCCCAATGCGCTTTTAAATTACAACCCGGGCTTTAAGGGCACAGGCATCGGCACCTATTATGCCAGCTATAAGACAAGTAAATTCGAAGCAACTGCGGGCTACTTTTATGAGCAGTTCGGCAGCGGGCTTTTGCTGCGCGCGTGGGAAGACAGGGCACTGGGTATCAATACGGCCCTTCGTGGCGGAAGGATACTATACCGCCCGTCTGATAATGTCAGGCTTACGGCTTTATACGGTCGCCAGCGTTCCGGTTTTGATGTATCGCATGGCGATGTGTATGGCTTTGATTCCGATTTTAACCTCAACAGCCTTTTTAAGTTCGAGTCGTCCGACCTCTCTGTAGGCGCAAGCTACGTAGGCCGCTATGAAAAGATAGATATGCCCAACCCACCCGTTGATGAGCTTACCAATGCTTTTTCCGGCAGGGTGAACTTTATACATAATGCTTTTTATGTGTCGGGTGAATTTGATTACAAACAAAAAGACATCCTTCTTAATGCCCTAAATACGCTGAACTACGATTTCATTAAGCCGGGCAACGCGTTACTGCTTAATTTCGGCTATTCTAAAGAAGGCCTTGGTATCGATGCTACCCTACGCCGCATGGAAAACATGGGCTTCCTTTCCGAAAGAACCCCTACCAGTGTGGGCGACGGTATCTCTACCAGCCTTAACTTTAATGACAAAATACTCAGCTTTACACCGGCATTAACCAAGCAGCACCACTCTAACCTGGCAAACATATATGTGTACCAGGCGCAAGGCAGGGTGAGCTTTGTAGACCCTACCAT
Above is a genomic segment from Flavobacterium album containing:
- a CDS encoding T9SS type A sorting domain-containing protein, whose product is MKKIILMAGLLLCGIAQAQIIEVTERNEQTVNEGYIYVTHTIVPQNYTEMPLHVTNISDATINLKLKVVSMENTTGNSESTQFCFGGTCYTHFTSGGTVPNNPVTGLTLAPGDSNFDGDHFYLGEAIIDPTQDVVVNLAFIQVDNTGAQIGENLLNFTYRYAPTAGTTDFTALKNMGITLKNTVVSGQLELSATQNVKMELINMAGQVVKTESIKEGSQSADLSGLSAAVYFARFTTEDNKSSQIRIVKN
- a CDS encoding T9SS type A sorting domain-containing protein, yielding MKKNLLLGLLLAAGLTASAQISGDGNPLADGSIAPDFTATDINGVQYSLYSQYLNAGKSVVIDFSATWCAPCWNYHKTHALADFYEAYGPNGSNEAMVFFIEGDIANTNTANLYGVQGPISPSQGNWTLGTPYPIIEDNVVMNLGAANHYDIDFFPTVYVICKETKTTTYADHLNAAQLKEVINSGCQTLVGTQNFGHIEQSAAAVRLCTVGDAVQVQGKLKNFGENNITTATVVLKDNTGAVVATQTYNGNFPQFNNAASINFNNVVLNPESTYTMEITSINGSTPAHPEAATAPVAFSVAGVAPNNNIEVRVHTDNYPHEITWQIKNSAGTLVASGGPYLEGPGEYGAGGADANTVKIHNVTLPGTSPECFTLVVKDAAGDGWSAGDGGIEIYSNGVAAYQNLNIGNFGSTLSTPKAFRAMGTLGTETITNETFAMYPNPTTGILNFTTQETVDVTVLDLTGKVVYTAKGIENGGSVNLGSLQSGMYIAKIKGLTSEKIEKIVIE
- a CDS encoding TlpA family protein disulfide reductase — its product is MKKLLVLFFFLTASVYAQKEMPNVSLKSENNKSYNVKNDFAEKDKIYVFTFWATWCVPCINELDAINQHYAEWSKELNMEVIAVSIDDTRTQKRVKPLLNGKKWPYTVLLDTNQDLKRALAIANVPYTVVVKNKKVVYVHNGYSQGAEKELYAKLKTL
- a CDS encoding DUF6029 family protein; this encodes MRKLLLLLLPLSVGNLWAQENDSIQKKDYGKVFGGFESNSQWYLNDKERNLSHPKDPVRSNNYLLVNYQIGNFSAGIQAEAYEPNALLNYNPGFKGTGIGTYYASYKTSKFEATAGYFYEQFGSGLLLRAWEDRALGINTALRGGRILYRPSDNVRLTALYGRQRSGFDVSHGDVYGFDSDFNLNSLFKFESSDLSVGASYVGRYEKIDMPNPPVDELTNAFSGRVNFIHNAFYVSGEFDYKQKDILLNALNTLNYDFIKPGNALLLNFGYSKEGLGIDATLRRMENMGFLSERTPTSVGDGISTSLNFNDKILSFTPALTKQHHSNLANIYVYQAQGRVSFVDPTIMMAGETGGQLDVFYDFAKETMFGGKYGTKVAVNVSSWYNLPGQYRFNPAQYDTKFFGVGTKYFSDYNIEIKKQLSETWHTAFEYVNQYYNKEWLQGGELVKTNIVTGEATYNFTPSKSIRVEAEHMWADADFKNWAGGTVELNLNDKYSFYVWDIMNYGNDDPNRRIHYYNVGGAYRIGATRVALNYGRQRGGLVCVGGVCRFVPESTGVSMQISTAF